A genomic segment from Malaclemys terrapin pileata isolate rMalTer1 chromosome 1, rMalTer1.hap1, whole genome shotgun sequence encodes:
- the SEC61A2 gene encoding protein transport protein Sec61 subunit alpha isoform X1, which translates to MGIKFLEVIKPFCAVLPEIQKPERKIQFREKVLWTAITLFIFLVCCQIPLFGIMSSDSADPFYWMRVILASNRGTLMELGISPIVTSGLIMQLLAGAKIIEVGDTPKDRALFNGAQKLFGMIITIGQAIVYVMTGMYGDPAEMGAGICLLIIIQLFVAGLIVLLLDELLQKGYGLGSGISLFIATNICETIVWKAFSPTTINTGRGTEFEGAVIALFHLLATRTDKVRALREAFYRQNLPNLMNLIATVFVFAVVIYFQGFRVDLPIKSARYRGQYSSYPIKLFYTSNIPIILQSALVSNLYVISQMLSVRFSGNFLVNLLGQWADVSGGGPARSYPVGGLCYYLSPPESMGAIFEDPVHVIVYIIFMLGSCAFFSKTWIEVSGSSAKDVAKQLKEQQMVMRGHRDTSMVHELNRYIPTAAAFGGLCIGALSVLADFLGAIGSGTGILLAVTIIYQYFEIFVKEQAEVGGVGALFF; encoded by the exons ATGGGCA ttAAATTTTTAGAAGTTATTAAGCCTTTCTGTGCAGTTTTACCTGAAATCCAGAAGCCTGAAAGAAAG ATCCAGTTCAGAGAGAAAGTACTATGGACAGCTATCACACTATTCATTTTCTTAGTGTGCTGTCAG ATCCCTTTGTTCGGAATCATGTCATCAGACTCTGCAGATCCTTTCTATTGGATGAGAGTCATTCTTGCATCAAACAGAG gGACTTTGATGGAGTTGGGTATCTCGCCCATTGTGACATCTGGTTTGATCATGCAGCTGTTAGCTGGTGCCAAGATCATTGAAGTTGGTGATACACCAAAAGACAGAGCTCTTTTCAATGGAGCCCAGAAAT TGTTCGGGATGATTATAACCATTGGGCAGGCCATTGTGTACGTCATGACTGGGATGTATGGAGATCCTGCTGAAATGGGTGCTGGAATTTGTCTCCTTATCATAATTCAG TTGTTTGTTGCTGGTTTGATTGTGCTGCTGTTAGATGAGCTGCTGCAGAAGGGTTACGGCTTGGGGTCTGGTATTTCCCTCTTTATTGCTACCAACATCTGTGAAACCATTGTCTGGAAGGCCTTTAGTCCCACTACCATTAACACTGGCAGAG GAACGGAGTTTGAGGGTGCGGTGATTGCATTATTCCATCTTCTGGCTACACGAACTGACAAAGTCCGTGCTTTGCGGGAGGCTTTCTACCGACAGAACTTGCCCAATCTCATGAATCTGATTGCTACAGTATTTGTGTTTGCTGTGGTCATATATTTTCAG GGATTTCGTGTTGATTTACCTATCAAGTCTGCTCGATACCGTGGACAGTACAGTAGTTATCCCATCAAGCTCTTCTATACCTCCAACATTCCCATCATTCTTCAGTCTGCCTTAGTTTCAAACCTCTATGTCATTTCCCAGATGTTGTCTGTTCGATTTAGTGGCAACTTCTTAGTAAACTTACTAGGACAGTGGGCA GATGTCAGTGGTGGTGGCCCTGCTCGGTCTTACCCAGTTGGTGGTCTCTGCTATTACCTATCTCCCCCAGAATCCATGGGTGCTATATTTGAGGATCCTGTCCACGTAATTGTTTACATCATTTTTATGTTGGGATCCTGTGCGTTCTTCTCCAAGACATGGATTGAGGTGTCTGGTTCATCAGCAAAAGAT GTTGCTAAGCAACTGAAAGAACAGCAAATGGTGATGAGAGGCCACAGGGATACATCGATGGTTCATGAGCTTAATAG GTAcatccctacagcagctgcatttGGTGGCTTGTGCATTGGTGCCCTCTCAGTATTAGCAGACTTTCTTGGAGCCATTGGATCAGGCACTGGCATCCTGCTTGCAGTCACTATTATTTATcagtattttgaaatatttgtaaAAGAACAGGCTGAAGTTGGAGGAGTGGGTGCTTTATTTTTCTAA
- the SEC61A2 gene encoding protein transport protein Sec61 subunit alpha isoform X2 translates to MGIKFLEVIKPFCAVLPEIQKPERKIQFREKVLWTAITLFIFLVCCQIPLFGIMSSDSADPFYWMRVILASNRGTLMELGISPIVTSGLIMQLLAGAKIIEVGDTPKDRALFNGAQKLFGMIITIGQAIVYVMTGMYGDPAEMGAGICLLIIIQLFVAGLIVLLLDELLQKGYGLGSGISLFIATNICETIVWKAFSPTTINTGRGTEFEGAVIALFHLLATRTDKVRALREAFYRQNLPNLMNLIATVFVFAVVIYFQGFRVDLPIKSARYRGQYSSYPIKLFYTSNIPIILQSALVSNLYVISQMLSVRFSGNFLVNLLGQWADVSGGGPARSYPVGGLCYYLSPPESMGAIFEDPVHVIVYIIFMLGSCAFFSKTWIEVSGSSAKDVHPYSSCIWWLVHWCPLSISRLSWSHWIRHWHPACSHYYLSVF, encoded by the exons ATGGGCA ttAAATTTTTAGAAGTTATTAAGCCTTTCTGTGCAGTTTTACCTGAAATCCAGAAGCCTGAAAGAAAG ATCCAGTTCAGAGAGAAAGTACTATGGACAGCTATCACACTATTCATTTTCTTAGTGTGCTGTCAG ATCCCTTTGTTCGGAATCATGTCATCAGACTCTGCAGATCCTTTCTATTGGATGAGAGTCATTCTTGCATCAAACAGAG gGACTTTGATGGAGTTGGGTATCTCGCCCATTGTGACATCTGGTTTGATCATGCAGCTGTTAGCTGGTGCCAAGATCATTGAAGTTGGTGATACACCAAAAGACAGAGCTCTTTTCAATGGAGCCCAGAAAT TGTTCGGGATGATTATAACCATTGGGCAGGCCATTGTGTACGTCATGACTGGGATGTATGGAGATCCTGCTGAAATGGGTGCTGGAATTTGTCTCCTTATCATAATTCAG TTGTTTGTTGCTGGTTTGATTGTGCTGCTGTTAGATGAGCTGCTGCAGAAGGGTTACGGCTTGGGGTCTGGTATTTCCCTCTTTATTGCTACCAACATCTGTGAAACCATTGTCTGGAAGGCCTTTAGTCCCACTACCATTAACACTGGCAGAG GAACGGAGTTTGAGGGTGCGGTGATTGCATTATTCCATCTTCTGGCTACACGAACTGACAAAGTCCGTGCTTTGCGGGAGGCTTTCTACCGACAGAACTTGCCCAATCTCATGAATCTGATTGCTACAGTATTTGTGTTTGCTGTGGTCATATATTTTCAG GGATTTCGTGTTGATTTACCTATCAAGTCTGCTCGATACCGTGGACAGTACAGTAGTTATCCCATCAAGCTCTTCTATACCTCCAACATTCCCATCATTCTTCAGTCTGCCTTAGTTTCAAACCTCTATGTCATTTCCCAGATGTTGTCTGTTCGATTTAGTGGCAACTTCTTAGTAAACTTACTAGGACAGTGGGCA GATGTCAGTGGTGGTGGCCCTGCTCGGTCTTACCCAGTTGGTGGTCTCTGCTATTACCTATCTCCCCCAGAATCCATGGGTGCTATATTTGAGGATCCTGTCCACGTAATTGTTTACATCATTTTTATGTTGGGATCCTGTGCGTTCTTCTCCAAGACATGGATTGAGGTGTCTGGTTCATCAGCAAAAGAT GTAcatccctacagcagctgcatttGGTGGCTTGTGCATTGGTGCCCTCTCAGTATTAGCAGACTTTCTTGGAGCCATTGGATCAGGCACTGGCATCCTGCTTGCAGTCACTATTATTTATcagtattttga
- the SEC61A2 gene encoding protein transport protein Sec61 subunit alpha isoform X3 — MSSDSADPFYWMRVILASNRGTLMELGISPIVTSGLIMQLLAGAKIIEVGDTPKDRALFNGAQKLFGMIITIGQAIVYVMTGMYGDPAEMGAGICLLIIIQLFVAGLIVLLLDELLQKGYGLGSGISLFIATNICETIVWKAFSPTTINTGRGTEFEGAVIALFHLLATRTDKVRALREAFYRQNLPNLMNLIATVFVFAVVIYFQGFRVDLPIKSARYRGQYSSYPIKLFYTSNIPIILQSALVSNLYVISQMLSVRFSGNFLVNLLGQWADVSGGGPARSYPVGGLCYYLSPPESMGAIFEDPVHVIVYIIFMLGSCAFFSKTWIEVSGSSAKDVAKQLKEQQMVMRGHRDTSMVHELNRYIPTAAAFGGLCIGALSVLADFLGAIGSGTGILLAVTIIYQYFEIFVKEQAEVGGVGALFF; from the exons ATGTCATCAGACTCTGCAGATCCTTTCTATTGGATGAGAGTCATTCTTGCATCAAACAGAG gGACTTTGATGGAGTTGGGTATCTCGCCCATTGTGACATCTGGTTTGATCATGCAGCTGTTAGCTGGTGCCAAGATCATTGAAGTTGGTGATACACCAAAAGACAGAGCTCTTTTCAATGGAGCCCAGAAAT TGTTCGGGATGATTATAACCATTGGGCAGGCCATTGTGTACGTCATGACTGGGATGTATGGAGATCCTGCTGAAATGGGTGCTGGAATTTGTCTCCTTATCATAATTCAG TTGTTTGTTGCTGGTTTGATTGTGCTGCTGTTAGATGAGCTGCTGCAGAAGGGTTACGGCTTGGGGTCTGGTATTTCCCTCTTTATTGCTACCAACATCTGTGAAACCATTGTCTGGAAGGCCTTTAGTCCCACTACCATTAACACTGGCAGAG GAACGGAGTTTGAGGGTGCGGTGATTGCATTATTCCATCTTCTGGCTACACGAACTGACAAAGTCCGTGCTTTGCGGGAGGCTTTCTACCGACAGAACTTGCCCAATCTCATGAATCTGATTGCTACAGTATTTGTGTTTGCTGTGGTCATATATTTTCAG GGATTTCGTGTTGATTTACCTATCAAGTCTGCTCGATACCGTGGACAGTACAGTAGTTATCCCATCAAGCTCTTCTATACCTCCAACATTCCCATCATTCTTCAGTCTGCCTTAGTTTCAAACCTCTATGTCATTTCCCAGATGTTGTCTGTTCGATTTAGTGGCAACTTCTTAGTAAACTTACTAGGACAGTGGGCA GATGTCAGTGGTGGTGGCCCTGCTCGGTCTTACCCAGTTGGTGGTCTCTGCTATTACCTATCTCCCCCAGAATCCATGGGTGCTATATTTGAGGATCCTGTCCACGTAATTGTTTACATCATTTTTATGTTGGGATCCTGTGCGTTCTTCTCCAAGACATGGATTGAGGTGTCTGGTTCATCAGCAAAAGAT GTTGCTAAGCAACTGAAAGAACAGCAAATGGTGATGAGAGGCCACAGGGATACATCGATGGTTCATGAGCTTAATAG GTAcatccctacagcagctgcatttGGTGGCTTGTGCATTGGTGCCCTCTCAGTATTAGCAGACTTTCTTGGAGCCATTGGATCAGGCACTGGCATCCTGCTTGCAGTCACTATTATTTATcagtattttgaaatatttgtaaAAGAACAGGCTGAAGTTGGAGGAGTGGGTGCTTTATTTTTCTAA